In Spinacia oleracea cultivar Varoflay chromosome 5, BTI_SOV_V1, whole genome shotgun sequence, a single window of DNA contains:
- the LOC110800317 gene encoding serine/threonine-protein kinase D6PKL2, giving the protein MASSNGTKAPSDHQHRSGRPAFPSQVSTSSTKSKPELSDHFAQSVQITSKQPDVGVHNNKSKSIHQNNTLHSTSSSSVIEPSSTAIDPVENEVRLLEDISTDQEKKISEYGSVKDSSVSAKFSDGTSSLAKTSGSAKTSGRLDFVESGKSSLCRGSTSTDVSDESSCSSFSSSISKPHKGNDVRWEAIQVVRARDGVLGLSHFRLLKRLGCGDIGSVYLAELSGTKCYFAMKVMDKASLASRKKLLRAQTEREILQSLDHPFLPTLYTHFETDKFSCLVMEFCPGGDLHSLRQRQPGKYFTEQAVKFYVAEVLLSMEYLHMLGIVYRDLKPENVLVRDDGHIMLSDFDLSLRCAVSPTLVKSSSNETEPLRKDSAYCVQPACIQPSCIQPSCVAPTTCFSPRFFTSRSKKDKKAKNEIGNQVNPLPELMAEPTNARSMSFVGTHEYLAPEIIKGEGHGSAVDWWTFGIFLYELLFGRTPFKGSGNRATLFNVVGQPLRFPESPSVSFAGRDLIKGLLVKEPQHRLAYKRGATEIKQHPFFEGVNWALIRCATPPEIPKPVVIEKAAIPPSSNEKVGLPMRAPDQKGSDNYLEFDFF; this is encoded by the exons ATGGCTTCCAGTAACGGCACCAAAGCTCCGTCCGACCACCAACATCGGTCAGGACGTCCTGCTTTTCCTTCACAGGTTTCCACTTCCTCGACCAAATCTAAACCCGAACTAAGTGACCACTTCGCCCAATCGGTGCAGATTACCTCTAAGCAGCCTGATGTTGGAGTTCACAATAACAAATCTAAATCCATCCACCAAAATAATACGCTTCATTCCACTTCTTCTTCGTCTGTTATTGAACCCTCTTCAACGGCCATAGATCCTGTTGAGAATGAAGTTAGGTTGTTGGAGGATATATCCACTGATCAGGAGAAGAAAATATCAGAATACGGAAGCGTCAAAGACAGTTCAGTGTCTGCCAAATTTAGTGATGGAACAAGCAGTCTTGCTAAGACAAGTGGAAGTGCCAAGACAAGTGGCCGCCTTGATTTTGTTGAAAGTGGCAAGAGTAGCTTGTGTAGAGGAAGCACTAGCACAGATGTTAGTGACGAGAGCAGTTGCAGCAGCTTTAGTAGCAGCATTAGCAAACCCCACAAAGGAAATGATGTGAGATGGGAAGCTATCCAAGTTGTTCGTGCCAGGGATGGAGTCTTGGGGTTGAGCCACTTTAGACTGCTCAAAAGGTTGGGATGTGGGGATATTGGTAGTGTTTACCTTGCTGAGTTGAGTGGAACAAAGTGCTACTTTGCCATGAAGGTAATGGACAAAGCATCTTTGGCTAGTCGCAAGAAGTTACTTCGAGCTCAGACAGAGAGAGAAATTCTACAATCTCTGGACCACCCCTTCCTTCCTACTCTGTATACCCACTTTGAGACCGACAAATTCTCATGCTTGGTGATGGAATTCTGCCCAGGTGGAGATTTGCACAGTCTTAGGCAGCGGCAGCCAGGGAAATATTTTACTGAACAAGCAGTGAA ATTTTATGTAGCAGAAGTCCTCCTATCAATGGAGTATCTTCACATGCTTGGGATAGTCTATCGTGACCTTAAGCCCGAGAATGTCCTTGTGAGAGATGATGGACACATAATGCTCTCAGACTTTGATCTTTCCCTTCGTTGTGCTGTCAGTCCAACACTAGTGAAGTCATCCTCTAATGAGACTGAACCATTGCGAAAAGATTCAGCTTACTGTGTCCAGCCAGCTTGTATTCAGCCTTCCTGCATTCAGCCCTCATGTGTTGCACCAACAACATGCTTCTCACCACGTTTCTTTACAAGCAGGTCCAAGAAAGATAAAAAGGCGAAGAATGAAATTGGAAACCAAGTAAATCCTCTGCCTGAGCTTATGGCAGAGCCAACCAATGCCAGGTCTATGTCTTTTGTTGGGACCCATGAATACTTGGCGCCTGAAATCATCAAAGGAGAAGGTCATGGAAGTGCAGTCGACTGGTGGACTTTTGGTATCTTTCTTTATGAGCTGTTGTTCGGTAGAACTCCTTTCAAAGGATCGGGGAACCGTGCAACATTGTTCAATGTTGTTGGGCAACCTCTGCGGTTTCCTGAATCCCCATCTGTAAGTTTTGCAGGCAGGGATCTAATAAAGGGGTTGCTTGTGAAAGAACCACAGCATAGGTTGGCGTACAAAAGAGGGGCAACAGAGATTAAGCAACACCCATTTTTTGAAGGTGTGAATTGGGCATTAATAAGGTGTGCTACACCTCCTGAGATACCAAAGCCTGTTGTTATTGAAAAGGCAGCAATTCCTCCTAGCTCTAATGAAAAAGTTGGTCTTCCTATGAGGGCACCTGATCAAAAGGGTTCTGACAATTACCTTGAGTTTGATTTCTTCTAA